The DNA region GCGTGTTGCCGATGAAGTCGCCGTGGTCGGCGCCCGCATAGGGTGGCCGCACCACCCGCCCGTGCAGCATGCCGGGCACCCGCATGTCGTGCACGAAGACCAGCCCGCCGGTGGCCTTGGCCGGGATGTCGATGCGCGGCACGCCGTGGCCGACGATGCGGTAGTCGTCCGGATGCTTGACGGGCGTGGCGGGGTCCAGCGGCAACTCGACGTGCTGCCCGTGCAGCAGCGCGCCGTAGCCCAGCTTGCGGTCGGGTTCCTCGACCACGCGCACGCTGCCGTTGCGCAGGCTGAGGGCGGACGGTGCGACGCCCAGTTCCCCGGCGGCGCGCACCAGCAGCCAGACCCGGGCCTGGGCCGCCGCCGCACGCAGCGGGGCGCCGTGGACCTGCAGGGACGCGCTCGCGATGGTGGGCCCCTGGTTGGGCGCCATGGCGGTGGTGCCCAGCACGGTGGCGACGCAGGCCAGCGGGACGTCGAGTTCCTCGGCCACGATCTGGGCCAGCGCCGTGGCCAGGCCGGTGCCCAGGTCGACGTGGCCGTGCAGCGCCGTGACGCTGCCGTCGTCCCACACGGCCAGCAGGATCTCGGGCCCCTCGGCCGGGTTGCCCGGCACCACGGCCGGCTGGCCCGGCACGGGCGGCAGCGCCGGGGGCGGTTCGCGCGTGACCAGCAGCACGCCGGTGGCGGCGTGGAAGTCCGCCCGGCTGCGCGGCTGGTCGGCGCGCCGGCTCATGCCCGCAGCCGCCGCGCGGCCAGCCGCACCGCCTCGAGGATTTCCAGGTGGCAGCCGCAGCGGCACAGGTTGGCGGACAGCTCGCGCCGGATGTCGGCCTCGCTCGGGTCGGGGTTGCGCGCCAGCAGCGCCACCGTCATCAGGACCATGCCATTGAGGCAATAGCCGCACTGGGCCGCCTGGGCGTCGATGAAGGCCTGCTGCACCGGATGCGGCGCCGCGGCGGTGCCCAGCCCTTCCAGGGTGGTGATGGCGCGGCCGGCCACGCCGCCGGCCGGGATGGCGCACGCGCGCGCGGCGATGCCGTCGACCAGCACGGTGCAGGAGCCGCACTCGCCCAGGCCGCAGCCGTACTTGGGGCCGTTGAGCCCCAGGTCGTTGCGCAGCACGGTCAGCAACGAGGCCTGGCCGGACACCGGCAACCGGTGCGCCTGCCCGTTGACCTGGAGGGTGACCGTGGCCGGGTGCATCGGTCCGGCGTCGCCTGCTCGCTCAGCCCAGGACGTCGGCCGACTGGATGCGCTTGACGCCCTTGGACGTCATCTGCTTCCAGGCCGCCGCCAGCGACCCGTTCAGGTCGATCGCGCGGGTGGCGTCCTCGATGACATAGGTCTCGAAGCCCAGCTTGCGTGCATCCATCGCCGTCCAGGCCACGCAGAAATCGGTGGCCAGCCCGGTGATGTAGACCGTGCGGATGCCGCGCTGCTTGAGGTAGCCGCCCAGGCCGGTGGCGCTCTTGTGGTCGGCCTCCTCGAAGGCGGAGTAGCTGTCCATGGCCTTGTGGTAGCCCTTGCGCACGATCAGCTGGGCGGTGGGCAGCTTCAGGTCCTTGTGCAGCGCCGCATCGTCGGTGCCCTGCACGCAATGGTCGGGCCACAGCACCTGCTGCCCGTACGACAGCTTGGTGGTCTCGAACGGCTTCTTGCCCGGATGGCTGCTGGCGAACGAGGCGTGGCCGGGCGTGTGCCAGTCCTGCGTGACCACGATGTTCTCGAACGACCCGGCCAGCTTGTTGATGATGGGCACGACCTCGTCGCCCTTGCCCACCGGCAGCGTGCCGCCCGGCACGAAGCAGTTCTGCACGTCGACCACGATGAGGGCCGCCTTGGCTCCGGTGTCGGGCTTGCCCGCCGCGAACAGCGGGCCGAAGGGGACGGCGGATGCGGCGAGGCCGAGTGCGCCGTGGCGCAGGAAGGTTCTTCGTTCGAGGCTTGGCATGGCGTGCTCCTGGTGGGGAAGGATGGAATGGCGTGGGGTGCCCTGGGCCTTCAGACGCTCAGGTGGTTGCGCCGCACTTCGTCGTTGGCCGCCAGGTCCGCCATCGGACCCTGGAAGCGGATCTGGCCCTTCTCGAGCACGTAGGCCCGGTCGGAGACGAGTTCGGCGAAATGCATGTTCTGCTCGGACAGCAGGATGCTCACGCCCTGCGCCTTGAGCTCCACGATCATCAGGGCCATCTGCTCGACGATGACGGGCGCCACGCCTTCGGACGGCTCGTCGAGCAGGACCAGGTAGGGGTTGCCCATCAGCGTGCGCGCCACGGTGAGCATCTGCTGCTCCCCCCCGCTCATGCGCCCGCCCGGCCTCTCGCGCATCTCGCCCAGGTTGGGGAACAGCTGGAACAGCCGCTCCGGCGTCCAGGCCGGCGCCGGCTGGCCCTCGGGCCAGGTGCGCGCGGGCTGGCGGCCCACGGCCAGGTTCTCCATCACCGTGAGGTCGGTGAAGATGCGCCGGTCCTCGGGCACGAAGCCCAGGCCCAGGC from Ramlibacter pinisoli includes:
- a CDS encoding (2Fe-2S)-binding protein, translating into MHPATVTLQVNGQAHRLPVSGQASLLTVLRNDLGLNGPKYGCGLGECGSCTVLVDGIAARACAIPAGGVAGRAITTLEGLGTAAAPHPVQQAFIDAQAAQCGYCLNGMVLMTVALLARNPDPSEADIRRELSANLCRCGCHLEILEAVRLAARRLRA
- the pncA gene encoding bifunctional nicotinamidase/pyrazinamidase, whose translation is MPSLERRTFLRHGALGLAASAVPFGPLFAAGKPDTGAKAALIVVDVQNCFVPGGTLPVGKGDEVVPIINKLAGSFENIVVTQDWHTPGHASFASSHPGKKPFETTKLSYGQQVLWPDHCVQGTDDAALHKDLKLPTAQLIVRKGYHKAMDSYSAFEEADHKSATGLGGYLKQRGIRTVYITGLATDFCVAWTAMDARKLGFETYVIEDATRAIDLNGSLAAAWKQMTSKGVKRIQSADVLG
- a CDS encoding ABC transporter ATP-binding protein, producing MSASHPYVNVGNAPLLRAQGLSAWYGAAQILFDVDLEVRRGEVVALMGRNGAGKSTTLKALMGLLDRRRGTLDFMGRDISRAQPHDVARLGLGFVPEDRRIFTDLTVMENLAVGRQPARTWPEGQPAPAWTPERLFQLFPNLGEMRERPGGRMSGGEQQMLTVARTLMGNPYLVLLDEPSEGVAPVIVEQMALMIVELKAQGVSILLSEQNMHFAELVSDRAYVLEKGQIRFQGPMADLAANDEVRRNHLSV